From one Meles meles chromosome 18, mMelMel3.1 paternal haplotype, whole genome shotgun sequence genomic stretch:
- the LOC123929175 gene encoding lisH domain-containing protein C1711.05-like — translation MGPREEPDECGSIVSEALSRPGRGLEKRWGSDFDRASTVSAPTSRASSATRRGSGEDGARSSMSFSLSGSPISRRSASRLDTLSRTLSPSLSRTSGRGRDSPDSRLSLGQSCLDAWDDGASVVLSEAHSQYSHPAPARSLSVPPRPRVSASATDEPLGAGIRPVSRHSYLDPDLEAAINEVLSFKPRPFQRSSLEPDSEEDDRKSIQSVRSAQLDLPERAAGIRRSASAADVSRSRSSRKGRSRRRSSSRSSSSSEDSSEPRRRKKGRSRKGKKKSRSRRKRTETESESSSSSSGSTVSGHSRSSVKKGPAAEDEEAAGRQSRQSRKEEKKRKKEVDSLMMRYLYRPESD, via the coding sequence ATGGGCCCCAGGGAGGAGCCAGACGAGTGCGGCTCCATCGTCTCCGAGGCCCTGAGCCGCCCCGGCCGGGGGCTGGAGAAGCGGTGGGGCTCAGACTTCGACCGGGCCTCCACAGTCTCTGCTCCCACCAGCCGGGCCTCCTCGGCCACACGGCGTGGCTCCGGTGAGGACGGGGCCCGCTCATCCATGAGCTTCTCGCTCTCAGGCTCCCCCATCTCCCGGCGCAGCGCCTCCCGGCTGGACACCCTGTCCAGGACCCTCAGTCCTTCTTTGAGCCGCACCTCGGGCCGGGGCCGAGACAGCCCAGATTCCCGCCTGTCCCTGGGCCAGAGCTGCCTGGACGCGTGGGACGACGGAGCCAGTGTGGTCTTGAGCGAGGCCCACTCCCAGTACAGCCATCCGGCGCCGGCCCGCAGTCTTTCGGTGCCACCACGACCACGTGTCTCGGCCTCGGCCACGGATGAGCCCCTTGGTGCTGGCATCCGCCCCGTCAGCCGGCACTCCTACCTGGACCCCGACCTGGAGGCCGCAATCAACGAGGTCTTAAGCTTCAAACCCCGCCCATTCCAGAGGAGCAGCCTGGAGCCCGACTCAGAGGAGGATGACCGGAAGAGCATCCAAAGCGTCCGCAGCGCCCAGCTGGACCTCCCAGAGCGGGCAGCCGGCATCCGCCGCTCGGCCTCCGCTGCTGACGTCTCCCGCTCCCGCAGCAGCCGCAAGGGCCGGAGCCGGAGACGCAGCAGCTCccgctccagctccagctccgaGGACTCCTCGGAGCCCAGGCGGCGGAAGAAGGGGCGCTCGCGCAAGGGCAAGAAGAAATCCAGATCGAGGAGGAAGAGAACGGAGACCGAGTCGGAGTCCTCGTCCAGCTCCAGCGGCTCTACGGTGTCAGGCCACAGCCGCTCCAGCGTgaagaagggccctgctgccgAAGACGAGGAGGCCGCGGGCCGGCAGTCCCGGCAGTCtcggaaggaggagaagaagcgCAAGAAGGAGGTGGACAGCCTGATGATGCGGTACCTGTACCGGCCCGAGAGCGACTAG